Proteins encoded by one window of Streptomyces sp. ALI-76-A:
- the pgsA gene encoding CDP-diacylglycerol--glycerol-3-phosphate 3-phosphatidyltransferase: MTGVPASAPGGPAAQGAAAGAAAPGAASASGEAPDAVSGFSGAAAPGVPAAPAVSSGVTGGPGAPGVSEASRAPGAESGAKSARGGKLAAAAVNEASVWNIANLLTMLRLLLVPGFVALMLAEGGYDPAWRSLAWAAFAIAMITDLFDGHLARTYNLVTDFGKIADPIADKAIMGAALICLSSLGDLPWWVTGVILGRELGITLLRFLVIRYGVIPASRGGKLKTLIQGVAVGMYVLALTGWLATLRFWVMAAAVVLTVLTGLDYVRQAIVLRRQGIAERKAALEETEA; encoded by the coding sequence ATGACCGGAGTCCCGGCGTCCGCACCGGGTGGCCCCGCCGCCCAGGGCGCGGCCGCGGGTGCGGCGGCTCCGGGTGCGGCGTCCGCGTCCGGTGAAGCCCCCGACGCCGTCTCCGGTTTCTCCGGTGCCGCTGCCCCCGGTGTACCCGCAGCGCCCGCTGTGTCGTCCGGTGTGACCGGCGGTCCGGGTGCTCCCGGTGTCTCGGAGGCTTCCCGGGCCCCCGGTGCCGAGTCGGGTGCGAAGTCCGCGCGAGGCGGGAAACTGGCGGCGGCGGCCGTCAACGAGGCCAGCGTCTGGAACATCGCCAATCTGCTGACCATGCTCCGGCTGCTCCTCGTGCCCGGCTTCGTCGCGCTGATGCTGGCCGAGGGCGGGTACGACCCGGCGTGGCGCTCGCTCGCCTGGGCGGCCTTCGCCATCGCCATGATCACCGACCTGTTCGACGGGCATCTGGCCCGCACGTACAACCTCGTCACCGACTTCGGGAAGATCGCCGACCCCATCGCCGACAAAGCGATCATGGGGGCGGCGCTGATCTGTCTGTCGTCGCTCGGTGATCTGCCGTGGTGGGTGACGGGCGTCATCCTCGGCCGGGAACTCGGGATCACGCTGCTGCGTTTTCTCGTCATCCGGTACGGCGTCATCCCGGCGAGCCGCGGGGGCAAGCTGAAGACACTCATCCAGGGCGTGGCGGTCGGGATGTACGTCCTGGCGCTGACGGGGTGGCTGGCCACCCTGAGGTTCTGGGTGATGGCCGCGGCGGTCGTGCTGACTGTGCTGACCGGGCTCGACTATGTGAGACAAGCCATTGTGCTGCGCCGGCAGGGAATCGCCGAGCGCAAGGCGGCGTTGGAGGAGACGGAAGCGTGA
- a CDS encoding CinA family protein has protein sequence MSSPATEVVRLLTVRGETLAVAESLTGGLVAAEITAVPGASRAFRGSVTAYATELKHRLLGVDATLLAANGAVDPQVAAQMAAGVRKALGADWGIATTGVAGPEPQDGRPVGTVFVAVDGPTAPDSGVSGGEKVTALRLNGDRAEIRMESVRSVLALLLEGLASEQTGNERAQDTERNGGF, from the coding sequence GTGAGTTCCCCGGCCACCGAAGTGGTACGACTACTCACGGTGAGGGGCGAGACGCTCGCTGTCGCCGAGTCGCTCACCGGAGGGCTGGTCGCGGCCGAGATCACGGCGGTCCCCGGAGCGTCCCGGGCCTTCCGTGGTTCGGTGACCGCCTATGCCACCGAGCTCAAGCACCGGCTGCTGGGTGTCGACGCCACCCTGCTGGCGGCGAACGGGGCCGTGGACCCGCAGGTCGCGGCCCAGATGGCGGCCGGAGTGCGGAAAGCTCTCGGCGCCGACTGGGGCATCGCGACCACCGGAGTCGCCGGCCCCGAACCGCAGGACGGCCGGCCCGTCGGAACGGTCTTCGTGGCGGTCGACGGGCCGACGGCACCGGATTCCGGGGTATCGGGTGGCGAGAAAGTGACCGCGCTGCGGTTGAACGGCGACCGTGCGGAAATTCGTATGGAGAGTGTACGGAGCGTACTCGCACTGCTCCTGGAGGGGCTGGCGAGCGAACAGACCGGAAATGAGCGGGCACAGGATACGGAACGGAACGGGGGGTTTTGA
- a CDS encoding helix-turn-helix transcriptional regulator: protein MILLRRLLGDVLRRQRQRQGRTLREVSSSARVSLGYLSEVERGQKEASSELLSAICDALDVRMSELMREVSDELALAELAQSAAATPSEPVTTQVRPMLGSVSVTGVPPERVTIKAPAEAVDVVAA, encoded by the coding sequence ATGATTCTGCTCCGTCGCCTGCTGGGTGACGTGCTGCGTCGGCAGCGCCAGCGCCAGGGCCGTACTCTGCGCGAAGTCTCCTCGTCCGCCCGAGTCTCACTCGGCTATCTCTCCGAGGTGGAGCGGGGGCAGAAGGAGGCTTCCTCCGAGCTGCTCTCCGCCATCTGCGACGCGCTGGACGTACGGATGTCCGAGCTCATGCGGGAAGTGAGCGACGAACTCGCCCTCGCCGAGCTGGCCCAGTCCGCTGCGGCCACCCCCAGCGAACCTGTCACCACGCAGGTCCGCCCGATGCTGGGTTCCGTCTCGGTGACCGGTGTGCCACCGGAACGGGTGACCATCAAGGCGCCCGCCGAAGCGGTGGACGTGGTTGCCGCGTGA